agTAATTGTTTGCATGAGAGCGACATTTATATAATccgttaaatatatttatatcaattaaactaatttattgCACTTATATAACCCATTATTAAGATGAAGTAGACGCTATTAACACAACTGCTAACTTATTAAACTTATATGACTTGGCAGTTGATAGCAGTAACTGTAACTGTGAGTAACAGTTGATAGCATACATAGCATTATGTAACAGTTGATAATAACATAGCATACATAGCATTTAGAGTTTTTGATTTTAGGGTTGTAAATTTATGACTATGATGTAGGGTTATTTGTGATTCCAATAGCCGGAAACAGGttttaggctaaaatttaaaacatttgaaaggttgtgctaatatttgagacaaaatggtagttcgtaTTATTTGGTAAGAAtaatccaaaacgacgtcgCATAAATAAGGCCACGCTGGCGCTAACGAGGCAATCCGACGAGCCACGTGAGATTTCAGATGCTGAAAATGGGACCTGGGCtgataattaaaaagattggaAAGTTTGAGCTGACAATTGAGACAATTGTGGCTTACATTGAAAAAAACCAAAGGTGGTGATATTTAATAGAAATACCCCTATTTATTATATGTATGAATTGATTTCAAAAGAAAACTTCTACCTCACAAGCGTGACCAGGTCTTTTTTGGGTACACTTGCTGTGTCATTTTTGAAGCATTTTTAAAAgggcaaaaatacttaaaaacccCCCACTTTTGActttattttcaattgcaccaccacgtaggagaattttcaattacaccctatttAGTGTTTTCAGTTTTCGTGTGTACCCCAATTGAATAAAATGACCTCTTTTtacttagaaaaaaatttaaattaatccttcatatactaattttttttttcaaatggaaaaaataatgatgaaatccctctatttagttggttttgataattttatcattaaattaattaaattattaattttttttattttggggtacaaatgaaaagtgaaaaccctaaatagggtgcaattgagaaTTCTCCTAGGTGGTGgcggaattgaaaaaaagttcaaaggtgggggagttttcagtatttttgccttttaagggttaattttgATGCCAACAATAGATCGAGTTCAAGTTTTATTGTAAATGTTGGGGTTATCTTTTTTTCATATTCCCTAAGATTAAATTAAACTTTGGGGGTAGATTCGCAAATTATAACACTCATGGTGAACCCGAGTTAAACATGAAAATACAACAGAAACGTATTGTAGAGCCAtataaattgtataaatttttaaaagttagggTTCATTTTGTTGCCAAAGATCGAGTTCAAGTTTTATTGTAAATGTTGGggttatctttttttttttttttaatattcctTACATGTGAGCATGTTACATGCAAATGCAAGCAAGGTGTATAATTTCATCATCTCGCGACCCTATGGTATGTGTCCATCAGAAGAAACAAAAATACTCATCGAGATAATAGAgcaacatataaatatatatgagtATGGCCAGTagtgaaaaaataaagaaataataatttggGTGTTGATGCTACTATAAAAATGGCCTCATATGTTATGTTTTGAATAAGCATAAGCTAATTAAGATTGTTATTTTCTAATTAGCAATtgttattttctgaaaacaatGGCAAACCAAGCAGAATTTGCTCGTCGTTTGGCCAAGTTTCCCCCTTCTATATGGGGCACTACCTTTGCTTCCTTTTCGCTCAAAGATTCGGTATTTCTCTTTTCACATAAttcattatttatcttttattttgttttgcttcgttctaaCCATTTTGTTACAGGAGATTGAATCGTATACTAATCAAGTCGAAAAACTTAAAGAAGAGGTGAAGGATATGCTCGTACAATCGAATAACCAAGGAGTAGTTCAGAATATCGAATTCATCAACTTGTTATGCCGCCTCGGAGTGTCGCATCATTTTGAATCTCTGATTGAACAACACTTGAATCTCATCTTCACCTCACTCACTGATTTTCTTGCCCACAATGACTGTGACCTCTATACTGTCGCGCTTATATTCCGAGTTTTAAGGCAACATCGGCAAAAAGTTCCTTGCGGTAAGTGCATGCTTCTCTCACAGttacatatgtatatatagTTCTAATGCTATATTTGGTTTATCAAGTAGGTCcgcaataaaataattattctttattttaatttatagaatatataGCAATTCCGTGAAATTactatttcataattttatgaaataaaaaatctCAAAAAGCAAAAAATAGTTACTTCATTCCATGAACTATATAAACATAGTCTAAATCTTACTATTCAATCTATTTTGTTCAttccaaaatcaaataaaatcatttcaATTAGTCAATATTCTCGCTGGTCATTTTATGCTAATGAAAAGAATAGAAAAAACTTTAGTTTTGGGTTGTGCCTaccttttattttcttcaaacGACAAATGAGATTTTTCCGGAATTTAAAAGTGGTATATTATCACTCAGTTAGTTAAACCGGTAGTTGAACCGCTAGTCAAACGGCAGAAAGAGAATTAGCGATAAAACCCGTCcaaatttttattatctttttgttttgtttaaaatggAACCATTGTCCTTCCGGTTCCGGCCACCAATTCGaattttaaaacactggtaATAATAAATCTACTATATTTGTCCCACTGCAATACAATGATCACTAGTacaaatgtttgacttatataaaactaaaactaatttaTTTCAGTTATAGTTACAATGGATAGtgttaaaaattataagaaaattagaaaatggaatTTAATTGACTCTGTTTTCAAATTTTAGATATGGAAAACAGTTTCtcaaaattcatatatttacGTACAGGTTTGAAAACATGTTTGatgttttctatttaaaaagcAACTTTACCTAATTTGTGACATTTATAGTACATTTACCGGCGtaatttgtttttgatattgttatttttttgagagggttattattttattataatttgtatatTCTTTAAAGAACActcaattatattaaaaaagatatgagataaatacaaattaaattgcAAACTATAACGTGATTTGCAAACATATCATAGACTTTAAAATTTAGCAAAATTAGTTATCAAGTTTTATATTCTGGCAAATTAAATCACCATATCTATTTTTCGTTAAAAAAggttaatataaatattagatATACACTATTCCAGTAGCCATATTAGAGCTTTTTCAACAAATAATATAtcgaaaattataaattgtcaACTAAAGTTTACTGAATTTTAAGAGTTATGAAGTAATCACAAACAcgataaagttttttttttttaaagataaaggacattaattttttttttcaattaaccCTTAAGATAGAACTACACACTCGAGATGACTCTTTAAATTGATCAATAGTAAGTAATTGCACCTCCTCTTTATCcggtataattttatttaataatttgaagtTGTTGCTTATATAATATACAATTGTAATTATGCGctcatttataattaattagtgtcGTTTATATGTTTGACACGTGATTCGTAGTATTATttgtcaaataataataatcatatttatttcaaattagGAAAATTGTACTTATTATCATTTTTGTTTCAAGtggaaaatttttaaaaactgaaaatttatgAATGGACaagaaaatttaaaactgaaaaacGAAAATGTTTTGCACAATTTGATTTTTGCAAACCTATTTAAAACCTTTAAGAGtttatcatttgttttcaatcaattagtattttcaatttacaattgaatttatataatttcttaGTTAGCAAACAATTTAacagaattttaaaatctaacttggaattcaaaaaaaatgaaaaacatcataaagttttttatttttcaatagcTCAAGCCAAAAAGAAGtttgaaactaaaaaaaaaactgaaaagacAAATGGGATATTATTAAATTGGAAtagatttattaatttttaaagtctTGAATCGCACAAAGTcaaaaacgttttgcttttaatatcaTTAGGccttgtaataattttaaaatcactataaatcagaattttcaaaataattatctCACACATCTATTATTTCATGTTATTCTTATAACAAACCAATATTACGTTTGGGatcttagaattttttttataaaagacaTGCAGTCATTTAAGATTCCAACATCTCAAATGCTATTAAATTGGCCTGTTATAAGAATAACATAGAACAACAAatgcataaaataattttttactttttcattATCGCATTATGTCGTAGCATATGATAAAAATTGTTAGAGAAATGTAAGAATAAAAGAAAGGTGAATGATAGTTCGTTTTCCATGGCGCAGATGTATTCAACAAATTCAAGGGCGACAATGGAGAGTTCAAGAATGATATAGTAAGCGACGTGAAAGGCCTCCTGAGCCTGTACGAAGCATCAGCTTTGAGTGTTCATGGAGAAGACATATTAGACGAAGCTCTTGACTTTACAAAGCAGCACTTGGAGACATTATCTACACAAGTTAGCCCTcactttcaaaatcaaattaggAATGCTCTGCTTTGCCCTGTCCATTGTAGCATGGAAAGATTTCAAGCTTTGTTATTTATTTCCATTTACCAAGAAGATGACTCCAGAATTGAAATTCTGCTCAAGTTCGCCAAGTTGGATTATAACAGACTTCAACTATTATATAGAGAGGAGCTAGCTGTTGTATCGAGGTAATATTACTAAACTTAACTACTGTATGTGTAATTTTAATGCATATGTCGAGTTTGTAGTGAACGGAATGGTATGCACGTGGAATTATAACTATGAAAAGGTAtctaattatggatttgatctaACAAGCAACAATATTTGTGAAATAAACAAATAGTACGACAATTCTACGTGATTCGACAATTAAACCTACATTGATATTAGACAATTATTAATCATCAAAATAAGTAAAAACTTGGTAGAAAATCACCAAATAACGAACATGTCTCTTAGAAGAAAAACACTCATAATGTTTAGCTCTATTCAAAATAATCCAAAAGGATTGGGAAAAAGTTACATATATAGTAAACAAATTgtctatataaaattagaaatattaaTACAATTAGATTATACTTACTTATAAAAAACGATTATACTTCATAATTGGTCAATAACAACAAAGTTGTTAAATTCTAATcccaaaaaattcaaaatagaatACTCAATCAATGCTTCGAACATATATATGTTTGTATTTATCAGGTGGTGGGAGGTTTTGGATCTTGCGGGCAAGCTAAAGTATGCAAGAGACAGAATTGTAGAGGTGTATGTATGGGCGTTGGGGTGTATGGTGGACCCTAAATTGGTAAAGTCTCGCGAGTTGGTTGCAAAATATACGCAACTGGCTATGACGGTTGATGATACTTATGATGCCTACGGCACAATAGAAGAAACGCGACTCTTCACTGCTGCATTTGAGAggtaaatataaaatgtttgtgTATAGTAATAATATAACAAATTGAGTCTcaacttatttttatttcttggtTCAGATGTAATATTGATAGCATTGGAGAGCTACCAGAATACATGCAACATCTTTACAAGGCTATATTAGGTCTTTTTGGAGAAACAGAGAATGACGGAGCATCTTATAAAACATTATATGCCAAGGAGATggtattaattatgttttttctCATCATCgctattaattaaatttttatttagaattttgttttaatatttttcataaattagtTCAAGGAGCTGACTAGAGCTGACTTACAAGAGGGAGAATGGTATAATAGTGGGTCTGTGCCCACATTCGATGAGTACCTAAACAATGCATTAATCACAACGACTGGGGAGCTACTCACATCGGCATTCTTTCTTGGACTGGAAGATGTCGGGATGAAAGAAATCATTTGGGTTCGACAAGCTCCAACCATTGTCAAGTCTACTAAGTTATTTGTTCGACTTTTCGATGATATTGCGTCCCACGTTGATGAGCAAAACAGGGGAGATTGTCCTTCAAGTGTGGAGTGCTATATGAATGAATTTGGGGTCTCACAAGAGATTGCATACGTAGAAATCAAGAAAATGATTGCAAATGCATGGAAGGACATTAATGAAGAATACATGAATCCAAGTCGTGTCTCTACCACTGTTCTCAATTACTATCTCAACTTCGCAAGAATGGCGAATTTTGTTTATAAGATTCGCGACGCTTACACGTATTCCGTGCATTTGCAAGTTTATGTCTCCAAACTCTTCCTCGAACCGCTGCAAGTTTAAGAATTGGTTTGTATGACTGTGAGAAGATATTTCATCTGACTTTGAAGAATGTTTGTGTTTTCAGTTATTTTGGATGTTGAGTTTGAATAATGTTTGATtgcttttcagtttttttattcAAGTTCTGAATATTTATGAGTTTGGGTGTATTTTGAACAAATATATCTAAGGTTTGAAATATGGGATTCTACGGCACAACCAGCTCTTATATACCATTTTTAATTAACACCTTTGGATGATGGTATTTTAATCCTAACCATTAAATTCTGTTACATGTATTGTTACCTGATTTGCCCATTATATTATAAAGAATCTCATTTTCTGTCCtatataaacttttatttatctTCTGTTAAAGTCCTTATACTTCAATTAACAACCAAAAATTTCCTGATTTTAGTTCGATTTTTACAAAAATCCTTATCGTCAATTTATTGTCAACTCTGTCCATATTCTGTTATATGGCAATTCATGAAAATCTCCAGAAACAACAGCTATGAACTATAAATTGTTATCTTTTTCTTACTCAGGATATGAAAatgttaataataaataaatgtaaaaacccaataaaaaaacaacagtaattttgttataaacttaACCCAGTTCTAATAATTCAAGAGGAAACGACATGTTGTACGTCATTTTAGtgaaaaattgtaaatataGCTATCCAACTTTTCATCTTTCAAGCGCGCtcttttctctatttttcttttcatttttacgCTTTTTATAacactagtttcgcattacgtgctatgcacgtggctcgtaacgtaactcgtcaatgtatatattagtaaatttattataatttaattttttatttataattaatattaaattaattaataatttttgtaaaagtaaatataatatattttgttattaaattttttttcatattcaatttattcttcttttggttttataataaccataattaaataattaacttaattttattaataaaatctttaaaaataatattgccTCCTTCCCACAAAAATAGGCCACCTTTCTATTTTGggcgtcccaaattataggccaccttctatttttggttaataattttaaacttaaaagtattactTACTCCTAATAAATATACATTGTTAtcttcaacttaattaattgctccatgttccaatatgaaataaatgtcattttttaataccaatacaaaatacaccaatacaaaaattagtcatcaatatattatttatttatttaaaaatttattaaaggctaaaaatagaaaagtatataaataaactaattttaactaatctaactacttttttcttaattcccgtttTTGTCCAAAcggcctatctttgtgggacggagggagtaagattgaaatttaaataataaatatattgaccaaatgaagtgtttaattttatagttcaatcaaactaaaagataggtattcctactaatttggagacaatttagttattttttacataataaaaacaaaattggagataatttagcaacctattctaattaggactttaattataatagtgattaattaaataactaattagttaatgaacCTTTATTTAGCAATAAACTAAAAATGATTATTCAGTACATTCGCCAGCCCCCCCcccaatccgtgcttttatatatattactagTATTTCACCACGTTCTAtgcacgtgagcgacatttatatgacccgttatatatattaaatattatttaaattattacatgtagtatttttatttaaatatattatcttttatttaaaataaaattatagcttgtgaaattgtatttatatgacccgttagaTTACCGTTAGTTCAtttgcataatttaatttttcaatttaatattttaatttattagttctcaaataaattttatttttatttgaattttatagtttttttaaaatattttttataggatcataaataatttaaattttatgctCTAAGTTTTACAAACccttattatattattaattataatgaaggtttaagatttttttcatagtaaatatacaaattctgctatttttttaaaatttttgataTTGTGCTATACACGTGaatgatatttatatgacccgttaaatattttaatcattgaagcactattattataaatcatacttttttcatTATGTTAAGTATTTTAGATCGATATAAAACTATTGTTAAGGAAATGcagaaatgattttttttcttattcgttttgattaatttatagaTATAACCAACTTTACTTGAATTGATAAATTTCATGATATCAAACCTAAATCGTTATTATATGAAATATTAAttagattattaaattttactttctagtttttaatagattatttttatttaaattaaaattatagcacATAAATCATGTTTATATGATCTATTATATATACATACGCATATATATTagttaaattgcaaaatatgatatttaatcaaataatgaAATTTGTTAGTATGCATATATTGATTCGGCACAACGCACAAAAATCTATGAGAAAGTATTAGAATGCCATAGCTCTCACCAAATTATTCTAACCTAATGTCTTgtattgtttattataaattaaactcttaactgatttatgtttttatattacaATAAGACTTCTATTTAGTTTTATGTCTCCTTATTGAATTAgacttatatttatatgatatgCAGTTAAAATATCCTTATTGtcgaatttcaaatttaatatccttattaaaattaaacttttaaattaacatACAAGCACAGTCATTATGTTGTGTAAAACAACTTATATGCATCCTTATCTAAACTTTGTTTTCAAGTTGTAATTAAACTcctaattaattgattataatattttattattaactttatttttaaatattagttatACTTTTAATGAACactaatatcttaatttttcATGTCCCCTCTCCTCCCCCCATATAAGATagttgaacaaaggatcactttaccccctgaacttggcacaaagtatcaaaaacgtccaaattagcaaaacaggatcacttttaccctgaacttctcaaatttggtacaaaacacccctccccactctcacctaagagagtgagaaTCACTCTCCGGTTTTTGATAGTGGTTTTCTTTTCTTAGATGGTTTTTAATGGCGAAAGGATtaaaaaaatcctaatttttgttaattcattttaaattaatacctaataattaaaaaacaaatgaatcttttttattttaaaactttacaaatctaatttatgttaaataaaaataaaaaggaccattttgtatattttataaaaataatcaaatttttttaattatatattttattatttttaataaaaaaataattttttttaaggaggagctgctgctccggtGAGGAGCAGCAACTCCTCCTTGATGGATTTGCCTCATCCGTCATCTGGGTTCGCCGGAACCCAGATGAAAACTCATCTGGGTTCGCCGATCTGGCGAACTCAGATGAGTTTTCCATCTGGGTTCGCCGCGAACCAAGATGAGTTTTCATCTAGGTTCCGGCGAACCCAGATGAATACTCATCTGGGTTCGCCGATCTAGCAAACCTAGATGAGTTTTCATCTGGGTTCCGGCGAACCCAGATGCGTTTCGCCGGCGAATCCAGATGACGAAAGAAACAGAcccgccggtgggtctgttccaCCGGCGGGTC
This window of the Mercurialis annua linkage group LG5, ddMerAnnu1.2, whole genome shotgun sequence genome carries:
- the LOC126679922 gene encoding probable terpene synthase 8 yields the protein MANQAEFARRLAKFPPSIWGTTFASFSLKDSEIESYTNQVEKLKEEVKDMLVQSNNQGVVQNIEFINLLCRLGVSHHFESLIEQHLNLIFTSLTDFLAHNDCDLYTVALIFRVLRQHRQKVPCDVFNKFKGDNGEFKNDIVSDVKGLLSLYEASALSVHGEDILDEALDFTKQHLETLSTQVSPHFQNQIRNALLCPVHCSMERFQALLFISIYQEDDSRIEILLKFAKLDYNRLQLLYREELAVVSRWWEVLDLAGKLKYARDRIVEVYVWALGCMVDPKLVKSRELVAKYTQLAMTVDDTYDAYGTIEETRLFTAAFERCNIDSIGELPEYMQHLYKAILGLFGETENDGASYKTLYAKEMFKELTRADLQEGEWYNSGSVPTFDEYLNNALITTTGELLTSAFFLGLEDVGMKEIIWVRQAPTIVKSTKLFVRLFDDIASHVDEQNRGDCPSSVECYMNEFGVSQEIAYVEIKKMIANAWKDINEEYMNPSRVSTTVLNYYLNFARMANFVYKIRDAYTYSVHLQVYVSKLFLEPLQV